One stretch of Prunus persica cultivar Lovell chromosome G1, Prunus_persica_NCBIv2, whole genome shotgun sequence DNA includes these proteins:
- the LOC18789901 gene encoding peroxisomal adenine nucleotide carrier 1, which yields MGFDLESVAEATSGAIGALVSTTILYPLDTCKTKYQAEVRAHHQQKYRNISDVLWEAISTRQVLSLYQGLGTKNFQSFISQFMYFYGYSFFKRLYLEKSGNKTMGTKANLIIAAAAGACTVIVTQPLDTASSKMQTSEFGKSKGLWKTLSEGTWTEAFDGLGISLLLTSNPSIQYTVFDQLKQRLLRGQLSKRTGTESSPEALSAFSAFVLGAVSKCIASCLTYPAIRCKVMIQAAEEDEEGNKEAQNGSKKSKKTISGAFFAIWKKEGLLGFFKGLQAQILKTVLSSALLLMIKEKITKTTWVLLLALRRFFFLNKSRLKSA from the exons aTGGGCTTTGATCTTGAATCTGTAGCAGAGGCAACATCAGGGGCCATTGGAGCTTTGGTTAGCACCACCATCTTGTACCCACTTGATACCTGCAAGACCAAGTATCAAGCTGAAGTCCGAGCTCACCATCAGCAGAAGTACAG GAACATTTCTGATGTTTTATGGGAAGCAATTTCTACCCGTCAGGTGCTTTCTTTATACCAGGGCCTTGGGACAAAGAACTTCCAGTCCTTTATTTCACAGTTCATGTACTTCTATGGATACAGTTTTTTTAAGAGGTTATACTTGGAGAAAAGTGGAAATAAAACCATGGGAACTAAAGCAAACTTGATAATTGCAGCCGCTGCCGGGGCTTGCACAGTGATAGTGACACAG CCCTTGGATACAGCATCCTCAAAGATGCAGACAAGTGAGTTTGGGAAATCCAAAGGACTCTGGAAGACTCTTTCAGAGGGAACTTGGACTGAGGCATTTGACGGTCTTGGTATATCTCTTCTTTTGACATCTAACCCATCTATCCAG TACACTGTATTTGATCAGCTGAAACAAAGACTGTTGAGGGGGCAGCTGAGCAAAAGAACAGGTACAGAGTCATCTCCAGAAGCTCTTTCTGCCTTCTCTGCTTTTGTATTGGGTGCTGTCTCAAAGTGTATTGCATCCTGCTTGACTTACCCAGCCATCAG GTGCAAGGTCATGATTCAAGCagcagaagaagatgaagaaggtaACAAGGAAGCTCAAAACGGAtcgaaaaaatccaaaaagacAATTTCAGGTGCATTTTTTGCCATTTGGAAAAAAGAGGGTCTATTGGGTTTCTTCAAGGGATTACAGGCCCAGATACTAAAAACTGTGCTAAGCTCGGCATTGCTTTTGATGATAAAGGAAAAGATCACAAAGACCACCTGGGTCCTATTGCTTGCTCTGAGGaggttttttttcctcaacaAGAGCAGATTAAAGAGTGCTTGA
- the LOC18789173 gene encoding mitogen-activated protein kinase kinase kinase NPK1 isoform X1 yields the protein MQDFVDLLRESLVRTQRREDGGGGRGGGGFGDLVGKIGSSIRKSRIGLFSKSPVRALPPAASKDDAQPIRWRKGELIGSGAFGRVYMGMNLDSGELIAVKQVLIAANSASKEKTQAHIRELEEEVKLLKNLSHPNIVRYLGTAREDDSLNILLEFVPGGSISSLLGKFGSFPESVIRMYTKQLLLGLEYLHKNGIMHRDIKGANILVDNKGCIKLADFGASKKVVELATINGAKSMKGTPYWMAPEVILQTGHSFSADIWSVGCTVIEMATGKPPWSQQYQEVAALFHIGTTKSHPPIPEHLSAEAKDFLLKCLEKEPNLRCAASELVQHPFVTGDYQEPRPVIRTSFMEAGNETATPGTDLKNFMNPSIRRSTCAGLKDICDMGTVRCSTVYPGSFSGGRSRWGATNNDDDDMCQIDDKDDIMLGSFAKFKSVVGPDDLNKSFNPMCEPTDDWPRKFDESLELERSGINFSPCQTIHEAYGTTGASDKVESEFTFPCGPSAEDDEEVTESKIRAFLDEKALDLKKLQTPLYEEFFSSMNGVGPPGAIGNADCVRVSNNLNLPPKSKSPSRAPSRRFSTAVDAAVPGKNIKNVSNTSGVHSRILHEIQPPQHSEWKQLPDDQKESFSLSASFSERQRKWKEELDQELERKREMMRQAGLGTNSPSPNNRILSRQRERLQAVFPGK from the exons ATGCAAGACTTCGTTGACTTGTTACGCGAGTCCCTGGTGCGGACCCAGCGCCGGGAGGACGGAGGAGGCGGACGAGGCGGAGGAGGGTTCGGTGACCTGGTAGGGAAGATCGGCTCCAGCATCCGAAAATCACGAATCGGGTTGTTCTCCAAGTCTCCGGTTCGTGCTCTTCCTCCGGCTGCTTCGAAAGATGACGCGCAGCCGATTCGGTGGCGCAAGGGCGAGTTGATTGGGTCCGGTGCGTTCGGTCGGGTCTATATGGGGATGAATCTTGACTCCGGAGAGCTTATAGCCGTGAAACAG GTGTTGATTGCGGCAAATAGTGCTTCAAAGGAGAAGACACAG GCTCATATTCGAGAGTTGGAGGAGGAAGTGAAGCTTCTTAAGAATCTTTCACATCCAAACATTGTT AGATATCTGGGGACTGCTAGAGAGGATGATTCATTGAATATTCTGTTGGAATTCGTGCCTGGTGGATCCATATCTTCTCTCTTGGGGAAATTTGGATCATTTCCCGAGTCT GTTATCAGAATGTACACAAAGCAGCTGTTATTGGGTCTTGAATATCTTCACAAGAATGGAATTATGCATAGGGACATCAAG GGTGCAAACATCCTTGTTGATAATAAGGGGTGCATTAAGCTTGCAGACTTTGGTGCATCGAAGAAAGTTGTTGAACTG GCTACCATAAATGGTGCGAAGTCAATGAAGGGTACGCCATACTGGATGGCTCCCGAAGTTATTCTCCAGACTGGCCATAGCTT CTCTGCTGACATATGGAGTGTTGGATGTACTGTGATTGAGATGGCTACAGGGAAGCCTCCATGGAGCCAACAGTATCAGGAG GTTGCTGCTCTCTTCCATATTGGAACAACAAAATCTCATCCACCCATCCCCGAACATCTCTCCGCTGAGGCAAAGGACTTTCTGTTAAAATGTCTAGAGAA GGAACCTAATTTAAGGTGTGCTGCGTCAGAGTTAGTGCAG CATCCATTTGTCACTGGGGATTATCAGGAACCTCGTCCAGTAATTCGCACTTCATTTATG GAAGCTGGAAATGAGACGGCAACACCTGGGACAGATCTTAAGAACTT CATGAACCCTTCGATCAGAAGGTCTACCTGTGCAGGCTTGAAGGATATTTGTGATATGGGTACTGTAAGGTGCTCAACTGTATATCCAGGGAGTTTTTCAGGGGGGCGCTCCCGTTGGGGAGCAACCAATAATGATGATGACGACATGTGTCAGATTGATGATAAGGATGACATTATGCTTGGTTCATTTGCAAAATTCAAATCTGTGGTTGGACCTGACGATTTAAACAAG AGTTTCAATCCCATGTGTGAACCAACTGACGACTGGCCACGCAAGTTTGATGAAAGTCTGGAATTGGAGAGAAGTGGAATTAACTTCTCCCCTTGTCAAACGATACACGAGGCTTATGGAACCACTGGAGCATCTGATAAGGTGGAGAGTGAATTCACATTTCCTTGTGGGCCATCAGCTGAGGATGATGAGGAAGTTACAGAGTCAAAAATAAGAGCCTTCCTGGATGAAAAG GCATTAGATCTGAAGAAGCTGCAAACACCTCTATATGAAGAGTTCTTTAGCTCAATGAATGGAGTTGGTCCTCCAGGTGCAATTGGAAATGCAGATTGTGTTCGTGTTTCAAATAATCTGAATTTACCTCCTAAAAGTAAGTCACCCAGTCGCGCACCTAGTAGAAGATTCTCTACAGCAGTTGATGCTGCAGTCCCtgggaaaaatataaaaaatgtatCAAATACCAGTGGTGTGCACAGTCGAATCTTACATGAAATTCAGCCACCTCAGCATAGTGAATGGAAACAGCTTCCTGATGATCAGAAAGAATCATTTAGTCTAAG CGCAAGCTTTTCTGAGAGGCAAAGGAAGTGGAAAGAGGAGCTTGATCAAGAGCTGGAGAGGAAGCGAG AGATGATGCGGCAGGCTGGTTTGGGAACGAATTCACCATCCCCAAACAATCGAATTCTAAGTCGACAAAGAGAGCGGCTACAGGCGGTTTTCCCTGGAAAATGA
- the LOC18789173 gene encoding mitogen-activated protein kinase kinase kinase NPK1 isoform X2 translates to MQDFVDLLRESLVRTQRREDGGGGRGGGGFGDLVGKIGSSIRKSRIGLFSKSPVRALPPAASKDDAQPIRWRKGELIGSGAFGRVYMGMNLDSGELIAVKQVLIAANSASKEKTQAHIRELEEEVKLLKNLSHPNIVRYLGTAREDDSLNILLEFVPGGSISSLLGKFGSFPESVIRMYTKQLLLGLEYLHKNGIMHRDIKGANILVDNKGCIKLADFGASKKVVELATINGAKSMKGTPYWMAPEVILQTGHSFSADIWSVGCTVIEMATGKPPWSQQYQEVAALFHIGTTKSHPPIPEHLSAEAKDFLLKCLEKEPNLRCAASELVQHPFVTGDYQEPRPVIRTSFMEAGNETATPGTDLKNLRSTCAGLKDICDMGTVRCSTVYPGSFSGGRSRWGATNNDDDDMCQIDDKDDIMLGSFAKFKSVVGPDDLNKSFNPMCEPTDDWPRKFDESLELERSGINFSPCQTIHEAYGTTGASDKVESEFTFPCGPSAEDDEEVTESKIRAFLDEKALDLKKLQTPLYEEFFSSMNGVGPPGAIGNADCVRVSNNLNLPPKSKSPSRAPSRRFSTAVDAAVPGKNIKNVSNTSGVHSRILHEIQPPQHSEWKQLPDDQKESFSLSASFSERQRKWKEELDQELERKREMMRQAGLGTNSPSPNNRILSRQRERLQAVFPGK, encoded by the exons ATGCAAGACTTCGTTGACTTGTTACGCGAGTCCCTGGTGCGGACCCAGCGCCGGGAGGACGGAGGAGGCGGACGAGGCGGAGGAGGGTTCGGTGACCTGGTAGGGAAGATCGGCTCCAGCATCCGAAAATCACGAATCGGGTTGTTCTCCAAGTCTCCGGTTCGTGCTCTTCCTCCGGCTGCTTCGAAAGATGACGCGCAGCCGATTCGGTGGCGCAAGGGCGAGTTGATTGGGTCCGGTGCGTTCGGTCGGGTCTATATGGGGATGAATCTTGACTCCGGAGAGCTTATAGCCGTGAAACAG GTGTTGATTGCGGCAAATAGTGCTTCAAAGGAGAAGACACAG GCTCATATTCGAGAGTTGGAGGAGGAAGTGAAGCTTCTTAAGAATCTTTCACATCCAAACATTGTT AGATATCTGGGGACTGCTAGAGAGGATGATTCATTGAATATTCTGTTGGAATTCGTGCCTGGTGGATCCATATCTTCTCTCTTGGGGAAATTTGGATCATTTCCCGAGTCT GTTATCAGAATGTACACAAAGCAGCTGTTATTGGGTCTTGAATATCTTCACAAGAATGGAATTATGCATAGGGACATCAAG GGTGCAAACATCCTTGTTGATAATAAGGGGTGCATTAAGCTTGCAGACTTTGGTGCATCGAAGAAAGTTGTTGAACTG GCTACCATAAATGGTGCGAAGTCAATGAAGGGTACGCCATACTGGATGGCTCCCGAAGTTATTCTCCAGACTGGCCATAGCTT CTCTGCTGACATATGGAGTGTTGGATGTACTGTGATTGAGATGGCTACAGGGAAGCCTCCATGGAGCCAACAGTATCAGGAG GTTGCTGCTCTCTTCCATATTGGAACAACAAAATCTCATCCACCCATCCCCGAACATCTCTCCGCTGAGGCAAAGGACTTTCTGTTAAAATGTCTAGAGAA GGAACCTAATTTAAGGTGTGCTGCGTCAGAGTTAGTGCAG CATCCATTTGTCACTGGGGATTATCAGGAACCTCGTCCAGTAATTCGCACTTCATTTATG GAAGCTGGAAATGAGACGGCAACACCTGGGACAGATCTTAAGAACTT AAGGTCTACCTGTGCAGGCTTGAAGGATATTTGTGATATGGGTACTGTAAGGTGCTCAACTGTATATCCAGGGAGTTTTTCAGGGGGGCGCTCCCGTTGGGGAGCAACCAATAATGATGATGACGACATGTGTCAGATTGATGATAAGGATGACATTATGCTTGGTTCATTTGCAAAATTCAAATCTGTGGTTGGACCTGACGATTTAAACAAG AGTTTCAATCCCATGTGTGAACCAACTGACGACTGGCCACGCAAGTTTGATGAAAGTCTGGAATTGGAGAGAAGTGGAATTAACTTCTCCCCTTGTCAAACGATACACGAGGCTTATGGAACCACTGGAGCATCTGATAAGGTGGAGAGTGAATTCACATTTCCTTGTGGGCCATCAGCTGAGGATGATGAGGAAGTTACAGAGTCAAAAATAAGAGCCTTCCTGGATGAAAAG GCATTAGATCTGAAGAAGCTGCAAACACCTCTATATGAAGAGTTCTTTAGCTCAATGAATGGAGTTGGTCCTCCAGGTGCAATTGGAAATGCAGATTGTGTTCGTGTTTCAAATAATCTGAATTTACCTCCTAAAAGTAAGTCACCCAGTCGCGCACCTAGTAGAAGATTCTCTACAGCAGTTGATGCTGCAGTCCCtgggaaaaatataaaaaatgtatCAAATACCAGTGGTGTGCACAGTCGAATCTTACATGAAATTCAGCCACCTCAGCATAGTGAATGGAAACAGCTTCCTGATGATCAGAAAGAATCATTTAGTCTAAG CGCAAGCTTTTCTGAGAGGCAAAGGAAGTGGAAAGAGGAGCTTGATCAAGAGCTGGAGAGGAAGCGAG AGATGATGCGGCAGGCTGGTTTGGGAACGAATTCACCATCCCCAAACAATCGAATTCTAAGTCGACAAAGAGAGCGGCTACAGGCGGTTTTCCCTGGAAAATGA
- the LOC18789173 gene encoding mitogen-activated protein kinase kinase kinase NPK1 isoform X3, which translates to MQDFVDLLRESLVRTQRREDGGGGRGGGGFGDLVGKIGSSIRKSRIGLFSKSPVRALPPAASKDDAQPIRWRKGELIGSGAFGRVYMGMNLDSGELIAVKQVLIAANSASKEKTQAHIRELEEEVKLLKNLSHPNIVRYLGTAREDDSLNILLEFVPGGSISSLLGKFGSFPESVIRMYTKQLLLGLEYLHKNGIMHRDIKGANILVDNKGCIKLADFGASKKVVELATINGAKSMKGTPYWMAPEVILQTGHSFSADIWSVGCTVIEMATGKPPWSQQYQEVAALFHIGTTKSHPPIPEHLSAEAKDFLLKCLEKEPNLRCAASELVQHPFVTGDYQEPRPVIRTSFMEAGNETATPGTDLKNLSTCAGLKDICDMGTVRCSTVYPGSFSGGRSRWGATNNDDDDMCQIDDKDDIMLGSFAKFKSVVGPDDLNKSFNPMCEPTDDWPRKFDESLELERSGINFSPCQTIHEAYGTTGASDKVESEFTFPCGPSAEDDEEVTESKIRAFLDEKALDLKKLQTPLYEEFFSSMNGVGPPGAIGNADCVRVSNNLNLPPKSKSPSRAPSRRFSTAVDAAVPGKNIKNVSNTSGVHSRILHEIQPPQHSEWKQLPDDQKESFSLSASFSERQRKWKEELDQELERKREMMRQAGLGTNSPSPNNRILSRQRERLQAVFPGK; encoded by the exons ATGCAAGACTTCGTTGACTTGTTACGCGAGTCCCTGGTGCGGACCCAGCGCCGGGAGGACGGAGGAGGCGGACGAGGCGGAGGAGGGTTCGGTGACCTGGTAGGGAAGATCGGCTCCAGCATCCGAAAATCACGAATCGGGTTGTTCTCCAAGTCTCCGGTTCGTGCTCTTCCTCCGGCTGCTTCGAAAGATGACGCGCAGCCGATTCGGTGGCGCAAGGGCGAGTTGATTGGGTCCGGTGCGTTCGGTCGGGTCTATATGGGGATGAATCTTGACTCCGGAGAGCTTATAGCCGTGAAACAG GTGTTGATTGCGGCAAATAGTGCTTCAAAGGAGAAGACACAG GCTCATATTCGAGAGTTGGAGGAGGAAGTGAAGCTTCTTAAGAATCTTTCACATCCAAACATTGTT AGATATCTGGGGACTGCTAGAGAGGATGATTCATTGAATATTCTGTTGGAATTCGTGCCTGGTGGATCCATATCTTCTCTCTTGGGGAAATTTGGATCATTTCCCGAGTCT GTTATCAGAATGTACACAAAGCAGCTGTTATTGGGTCTTGAATATCTTCACAAGAATGGAATTATGCATAGGGACATCAAG GGTGCAAACATCCTTGTTGATAATAAGGGGTGCATTAAGCTTGCAGACTTTGGTGCATCGAAGAAAGTTGTTGAACTG GCTACCATAAATGGTGCGAAGTCAATGAAGGGTACGCCATACTGGATGGCTCCCGAAGTTATTCTCCAGACTGGCCATAGCTT CTCTGCTGACATATGGAGTGTTGGATGTACTGTGATTGAGATGGCTACAGGGAAGCCTCCATGGAGCCAACAGTATCAGGAG GTTGCTGCTCTCTTCCATATTGGAACAACAAAATCTCATCCACCCATCCCCGAACATCTCTCCGCTGAGGCAAAGGACTTTCTGTTAAAATGTCTAGAGAA GGAACCTAATTTAAGGTGTGCTGCGTCAGAGTTAGTGCAG CATCCATTTGTCACTGGGGATTATCAGGAACCTCGTCCAGTAATTCGCACTTCATTTATG GAAGCTGGAAATGAGACGGCAACACCTGGGACAGATCTTAAGAACTT GTCTACCTGTGCAGGCTTGAAGGATATTTGTGATATGGGTACTGTAAGGTGCTCAACTGTATATCCAGGGAGTTTTTCAGGGGGGCGCTCCCGTTGGGGAGCAACCAATAATGATGATGACGACATGTGTCAGATTGATGATAAGGATGACATTATGCTTGGTTCATTTGCAAAATTCAAATCTGTGGTTGGACCTGACGATTTAAACAAG AGTTTCAATCCCATGTGTGAACCAACTGACGACTGGCCACGCAAGTTTGATGAAAGTCTGGAATTGGAGAGAAGTGGAATTAACTTCTCCCCTTGTCAAACGATACACGAGGCTTATGGAACCACTGGAGCATCTGATAAGGTGGAGAGTGAATTCACATTTCCTTGTGGGCCATCAGCTGAGGATGATGAGGAAGTTACAGAGTCAAAAATAAGAGCCTTCCTGGATGAAAAG GCATTAGATCTGAAGAAGCTGCAAACACCTCTATATGAAGAGTTCTTTAGCTCAATGAATGGAGTTGGTCCTCCAGGTGCAATTGGAAATGCAGATTGTGTTCGTGTTTCAAATAATCTGAATTTACCTCCTAAAAGTAAGTCACCCAGTCGCGCACCTAGTAGAAGATTCTCTACAGCAGTTGATGCTGCAGTCCCtgggaaaaatataaaaaatgtatCAAATACCAGTGGTGTGCACAGTCGAATCTTACATGAAATTCAGCCACCTCAGCATAGTGAATGGAAACAGCTTCCTGATGATCAGAAAGAATCATTTAGTCTAAG CGCAAGCTTTTCTGAGAGGCAAAGGAAGTGGAAAGAGGAGCTTGATCAAGAGCTGGAGAGGAAGCGAG AGATGATGCGGCAGGCTGGTTTGGGAACGAATTCACCATCCCCAAACAATCGAATTCTAAGTCGACAAAGAGAGCGGCTACAGGCGGTTTTCCCTGGAAAATGA